A DNA window from Pseudodesulfovibrio thermohalotolerans contains the following coding sequences:
- a CDS encoding SIS domain-containing protein, translating to MQDARRAMHFRAAPPSCTETIHQEYTTAMCGIASFLSNKKWLETPDIDWLFSLDAAFTEIRETPDLLDAAKPLDELAERFYDLMSFGLHMRLVSDPEALRALSSIRDTLRNLRNAAAVKLEQGPRTDELEGLRETLDDYLWQIEQEVLVNRDRTLSLMPGDLADAPDARDRHFLAWGAEQVLQSIDKLEVRGRDSAGVALAFILPEGADPELALTAEQKQKLADRCSIGNADTRQVLVRKLADGRTACRFLYKVAQLVGQLGDNGAALRDFIRRDDLLWTMSEGLQTLNIIAHTRWASNGIISVPNCHPVDGLVEGDMSTGLEKTMFVLNGDVDNYRTLVEESVLAKGALIPPAISTDAKILPVLFHLGVENKGDAEERFRNVLRRCDGSLAVVMQNLNDFDSQFLAQKGSGQSFYIGRTRDGWLVASEAYGMAARARSSFPVAVHRQGGVSVVLKDTDPEDAIPVARYLDNGEPVELAEEKIEIFSRDIFRGEFTHYIEKEIHEAPDSVRNTLHGKYLKKNGGVEFLPEGFGHGPALVERFRDTEHPIRRIICVGQGTAAVAAMAVAQLLRRTLSGTGISIEPYTGSELIGFMGEERMDDAFLIPVSQSGTTTDTNRVVDLCRDRGAWVNCIVNRRNSPLVQKSDSYIYTSNGRDVEMAVASTKAFYSQIAAGKLLSLWLADILGTLDRPAILGEIESLENLPGRIDRVLETKEAIAEVARKFAPVHRYWALVGNGSNCVAAQEVRIKLSELCYKSIPCDVTEDKKHIDLSTEPLTLVMASDLPEMVVTDTVKETTIFKAHNGSPIVFCAEDEDRFDAVAEATIKVPRVGGGLDFVLETVAGHWWGVSAAKAIDAHAEPFRQARALIAEMLEDTARFDRGKLLVSLNKCNERIASGATDSALPARVASSLANYMLWLVNQSEAICATEARLADILTVLNKAIEEMTRPIDTIRHQAKTVTVGISRPQG from the coding sequence ATGCAAGACGCCCGGCGCGCCATGCATTTCCGCGCCGCCCCGCCGTCCTGCACCGAAACCATCCACCAGGAGTACACGACCGCCATGTGTGGTATCGCCAGTTTCTTAAGCAATAAAAAATGGTTGGAGACGCCGGACATCGACTGGCTCTTCTCTCTCGACGCAGCTTTCACTGAAATCCGCGAAACCCCGGACCTTCTCGACGCCGCCAAGCCGCTGGATGAGCTGGCGGAGCGGTTCTACGACCTCATGTCCTTTGGGCTGCACATGCGGCTCGTGAGCGATCCCGAGGCGTTGCGGGCGCTTTCGTCCATCCGGGACACCCTCCGGAACCTGCGCAACGCGGCTGCCGTGAAGCTGGAGCAGGGACCGCGCACCGACGAGCTCGAAGGGTTGCGCGAGACCCTGGACGACTATTTGTGGCAGATCGAGCAGGAGGTCCTGGTCAACAGGGACCGCACCCTGTCGCTCATGCCCGGCGACTTGGCCGACGCACCGGACGCCCGCGACCGGCATTTCCTGGCTTGGGGAGCCGAGCAGGTCCTCCAGTCCATCGACAAGCTCGAAGTGCGCGGCCGCGACTCGGCGGGCGTGGCCCTGGCCTTCATCCTGCCCGAGGGCGCGGACCCGGAGCTGGCCCTGACCGCCGAGCAGAAGCAGAAGCTGGCGGACCGCTGCTCCATCGGCAACGCCGACACCCGGCAGGTGCTGGTGCGCAAGCTCGCCGACGGCCGGACCGCCTGCCGCTTCCTCTACAAGGTGGCCCAGCTCGTGGGCCAGCTCGGGGACAACGGCGCGGCCCTGCGCGACTTCATCCGGCGCGACGACCTGCTCTGGACCATGTCCGAGGGGTTGCAGACCCTGAATATCATCGCCCACACCCGCTGGGCGTCCAACGGCATCATTTCCGTGCCCAACTGCCACCCCGTGGACGGGCTGGTCGAGGGCGACATGTCCACCGGGCTGGAAAAGACCATGTTCGTGCTCAACGGCGACGTGGACAACTACCGCACCCTGGTCGAGGAGTCGGTCCTGGCCAAGGGTGCGCTCATTCCGCCCGCCATCTCCACGGACGCCAAGATCCTGCCCGTGCTTTTCCACCTGGGCGTGGAGAACAAGGGCGACGCCGAGGAGCGGTTCCGCAACGTGCTCAGGCGGTGCGATGGCTCCCTGGCCGTGGTCATGCAGAACCTCAATGATTTCGACTCCCAGTTCCTGGCCCAAAAGGGGTCGGGCCAATCCTTCTACATCGGCAGGACCCGGGACGGCTGGCTGGTGGCGAGCGAGGCCTACGGCATGGCCGCCCGCGCCCGCTCCTCCTTCCCCGTGGCCGTGCACAGGCAGGGCGGCGTATCCGTGGTCCTCAAAGACACCGACCCCGAGGACGCCATTCCCGTGGCCCGGTACCTGGACAACGGCGAGCCCGTCGAGCTGGCCGAGGAAAAGATCGAGATTTTCTCCAGGGACATCTTCCGGGGCGAGTTCACCCACTACATCGAGAAGGAAATCCACGAGGCCCCGGACTCGGTGCGCAACACCCTGCACGGGAAATATCTCAAGAAGAACGGCGGGGTGGAATTCCTGCCCGAGGGATTCGGGCACGGCCCGGCCCTGGTGGAACGGTTCCGCGACACCGAGCATCCCATCCGCCGGATAATCTGCGTGGGCCAGGGCACGGCCGCCGTGGCCGCCATGGCCGTGGCCCAACTCCTGCGGCGCACCCTGTCGGGCACGGGCATATCCATCGAGCCGTACACCGGCTCGGAGCTGATCGGATTCATGGGCGAAGAGCGCATGGACGACGCGTTCCTGATCCCTGTGTCGCAGTCGGGCACCACCACGGACACCAACCGGGTGGTGGACCTTTGCCGCGACCGGGGCGCGTGGGTCAACTGCATCGTCAACCGGCGCAACTCGCCGCTGGTGCAGAAGTCCGACTCGTACATCTACACCTCCAACGGCCGCGACGTGGAGATGGCAGTTGCCTCGACCAAGGCGTTCTATTCCCAGATCGCGGCGGGCAAGCTGCTGTCCCTGTGGCTGGCCGACATCCTCGGCACCCTGGACCGGCCCGCCATTCTCGGCGAGATCGAGTCGCTGGAGAATTTGCCCGGCCGCATCGACCGGGTGCTGGAGACCAAGGAGGCCATCGCCGAAGTGGCGAGGAAGTTCGCGCCCGTGCACCGCTACTGGGCGCTGGTCGGCAACGGCTCCAACTGCGTGGCCGCCCAGGAAGTGCGCATCAAGCTCTCGGAATTGTGCTATAAATCCATCCCGTGCGACGTCACCGAGGACAAGAAGCACATCGACCTGTCCACCGAGCCGCTGACCCTGGTCATGGCCTCCGACCTGCCCGAAATGGTGGTCACGGACACGGTCAAGGAGACCACGATCTTCAAGGCGCACAACGGTTCGCCCATCGTGTTCTGCGCCGAGGACGAGGACCGTTTCGACGCCGTGGCCGAGGCGACCATCAAGGTGCCCCGCGTGGGCGGCGGCCTGGATTTCGTGCTGGAGACCGTGGCTGGCCACTGGTGGGGCGTGTCGGCGGCCAAGGCCATCGACGCCCATGCCGAGCCCTTCCGCCAGGCCCGCGCCCTCATTGCGGAGATGCTTGAGGACACGGCCCGGTTCGACCGGGGCAAGCTCCTGGTGTCGCTGAACAAATGCAACGAGCGGATCGCCTCCGGGGCGACGGATTCGGCCCTGCCCGCCCGCGTGGCCTCGTCCCTGGCAAACTATATGCTCTGGCTGGTCAACCAGTCCGAGGCCATCTGCGCCACCGAAGCGCGCCTGGCCGACATCCTTACGGTCCTCAACAAGGCCATCGAGGAAATGACCCGCCCCATCGACACCATCCGCCACCAGGCAAAAACCGTCACCGTCGGCATCTCCAGGCCGCAGGGGTAG
- a CDS encoding DUF2721 domain-containing protein, producing the protein MQMTVTTPALLFPAISLFMLAFTNRFLSLAARIRTLHDEYRRSPDKSILAQIDNLRTRVRMIRHMQVYGVLSMLACIFAMVCIFQELMLAGQILFGASLLFLIISMLYSFLEIRISIQALDILLQDMEQR; encoded by the coding sequence ATGCAGATGACCGTCACCACTCCGGCCCTGCTCTTCCCCGCAATCTCCCTGTTCATGCTCGCCTTCACCAACCGCTTCCTCTCGCTGGCGGCCCGCATCCGCACCCTTCACGACGAATACCGGCGTTCACCGGACAAATCCATCCTGGCCCAGATCGACAATCTGCGGACGCGGGTACGCATGATCCGCCACATGCAGGTCTACGGCGTCCTGTCCATGCTCGCCTGTATCTTCGCCATGGTCTGCATTTTCCAGGAATTAATGCTCGCAGGGCAAATCCTGTTCGGCGCGAGCCTTCTGTTCCTGATAATCTCCATGCTCTACTCGTTTCTCGAGATCCGCATCTCCATCCAGGCCCTGGACATTCTCCTTCAGGAC
- a CDS encoding ABC transporter substrate-binding protein, with protein sequence MWTLIVLCLALSGATARAQDTARYVLGMSAAFTGSSDGLGVELYRGSMAYFNYLNEHGGINGKPVSIRILDDGYQPGPAIDNTIEFLRGEEPLCLFNYVGTPTVTRILPLLKGYSGRRKLLFFPFSGAEPQRELPYGRYVFNLRASYRSELAGLVDRFLRLNRKRLAVFYQADAFGRSGWDGAHRALKSRGFSLVGEATYRRGARFGESMKRQVEILMRANPDAILSIGSYAACAAFIRDARDMGLEAPIANVSFVGSEKLLQLLLDAGRMRGRDYTTNLVNSQVVPSYEDLSLPAVREYRDLMDRYAPEAPELSDRDYAPLRYSFTSFEGFLNAKAMARILEAYDSAPEQGLGAAAESIREADIGIDVPMRFGPDRHQGVDSVYFTIFRDGRFVPMDEGQWRAWQL encoded by the coding sequence GTGTGGACCCTGATTGTCCTGTGTCTGGCGCTTTCGGGCGCGACGGCGCGGGCTCAGGACACGGCGCGCTACGTTCTCGGCATGTCAGCGGCCTTCACCGGCTCCAGCGACGGCCTGGGGGTGGAGCTTTACCGGGGCTCCATGGCCTATTTCAACTATCTCAACGAGCACGGCGGCATCAACGGCAAGCCGGTCTCCATCCGCATCCTGGACGACGGCTATCAGCCCGGCCCGGCCATCGACAACACCATCGAGTTCCTGCGGGGGGAGGAACCGCTCTGCCTGTTCAATTACGTGGGCACCCCCACCGTGACCCGCATTTTGCCCCTTCTCAAGGGATATTCCGGGCGCAGGAAGCTGCTCTTCTTTCCTTTTTCCGGGGCTGAACCGCAACGCGAGTTGCCCTATGGCCGCTACGTGTTCAACCTTCGCGCCTCCTACCGCAGTGAGCTGGCCGGTCTGGTGGACCGGTTCCTGCGCCTCAATCGCAAGCGGTTGGCGGTTTTTTATCAGGCGGACGCCTTTGGACGAAGCGGCTGGGACGGCGCGCACAGGGCGCTCAAGTCGCGGGGGTTCAGTCTGGTGGGCGAGGCGACCTACCGGCGCGGGGCGCGTTTCGGGGAATCCATGAAGCGGCAGGTGGAGATTCTCATGCGTGCGAATCCGGATGCCATCCTGTCCATCGGTTCGTATGCGGCCTGTGCGGCCTTTATCCGGGACGCCCGCGACATGGGGCTTGAAGCGCCCATCGCCAACGTGTCCTTCGTGGGCAGCGAGAAACTCCTTCAACTGTTGCTCGATGCGGGGCGGATGCGGGGACGGGATTACACGACCAACCTGGTCAATTCCCAGGTGGTCCCGAGTTACGAGGATCTGAGTCTGCCCGCCGTGCGCGAGTATCGCGATCTCATGGACCGTTACGCCCCGGAGGCCCCGGAGCTGTCCGACCGGGATTATGCGCCCCTGCGCTACAGTTTCACCAGTTTCGAGGGGTTCCTCAACGCCAAGGCCATGGCCCGCATCCTGGAGGCGTACGACTCCGCGCCCGAGCAGGGGCTCGGGGCGGCGGCCGAGTCCATCCGCGAGGCGGATATAGGCATCGACGTGCCCATGCGCTTCGGCCCGGACCGGCACCAGGGCGTGGACAGCGTTTATTTCACCATTTTCCGTGACGGCAGGTTCGTGCCCATGGACGAGGGGCAGTGGCGGGCATGGCAACTTTGA